One window of Siniperca chuatsi isolate FFG_IHB_CAS linkage group LG15, ASM2008510v1, whole genome shotgun sequence genomic DNA carries:
- the LOC122861327 gene encoding kelch-like protein 28, which produces MDQQDQSYMFASLKRPHSEQLLQGLQLLRQDHELCDIVLRVGDAKIHAHKVVLASISPYFKAMFTGNLSEKETSEVEFQCIDETALQAIVEYAYTGTVFISQETVESLLPAANLLQVKLVLKECCSFLESQLDAGNCIGISRFAETYGCHDLCLAATKFICENFEEVCQTEEFFELTRAELDEIVSNDCLKVVTEETVFYALESWIKYDVTERQQHLAQLLHCVRLPLLSVKFLTRLYEANHLIRDDHACKHLLNEALKYHFMPEHRLSYQTVLSARPRCAPKVLLAVGGKAGLFATLESMEMYFPQTDSWIGLAPLNVPRYEFGVAVLDHKVYVVGGIATHMRQGISYRRHESTVESWDPESNTWSSVERMAECRSTLGVVVLAGELYALGGYDGQYYLQSVEKYVPKLKEWQPVAPMTKSRSCFATAVLDGMVYAIGGYGPAHMNSVERYDPSKDAWEMVAPMADKRINFGVGVMLGFIFVVGGHNGVSHLSSIERYDPHQNQWTACRPMNEPRTGVGSAIVDNYLYVVGGHSGSSYLNTVQRYDPISDSWLDSSGMMYCRCNFGLTAL; this is translated from the exons ATGGACCAGCAGGACCAGTCCTATATGTTTGCCAGTCTGAAACGGCCTCACTCAGAGCAGCTGCTGCAAGGCCTCCAGCTCTTGCGGCAGGACCACGAACTATGTGACATTGTTCTACGTGTGGGTGATGCCAAGATCCATGCCCACAAAGTAGTGCTGGCCAGCATCAGCCCTTACTTCAAGGCCATGTTCACGGGTAACCTGTCGGAAAAGGAGACCTCTGAGGTGGAATTCCAGTGCATCGATGAGACTGCCTTGCAG GCCATCGTTGAGTATGCCTACACTGGCACAGTGTTTATCTCCCAGGAAACAGTGGAATCTCTGCTACCGGCTGCCAACTTACTCCAGGTTAAGCTAGTACTTAAGGAGTGCTGCTCTTTCTTAGAGAGCCAGCTGGATGCTGGGAACTGTATAGGCATCTCCCGCTTTGCAGAGACATATGGCTGTCATGACCTGTGCCTGGCTGCAACCAAGTTCATCTGTGAGAACTTTGAGGAAGTTTGTCAGACAGAGGAGTTTTTTGAACTGACAAGGGCTGAGTTGGATGAAATTGTATCCAATGACTGCCTTAAGGTGGTCACAGAGGAGACTGTATTTTACGCCCTGGAATCGTGGATCAAATATGATGTAACTGAGAGACAGCAGCATCTGGCTCAGCTACTGCACTGTGTTCGCCTTCCACTCCTCAGCGTCAAATTTCTCACTCGCCTGTATGAAGCCAACCACCTTATACGAGATGACCACGCATGCAAGCACCTGCTCAATGAGGCCCTTAAATATCATTTTATGCCTGAGCACCGGCTCTCCTATCAGACTGTGTTGTCTGCACGGCCCAGGTGTGCCCCAAAGGTGCTGCTTGCAGTAGGAGGCAAGGCTGGACTGTTTGCAACATTAGAAAG CATGGAAATGTATTTCCCTCAGACAGATTCGTGGATAGGGCTGGCCCCTCTCAACGTACCCCGATATGAATTTGGAGTGGCAGTGCTGGACCATAAGGTGTATGTGGTGGGAGGCATCGCCACACACATGAGACAGGGCATTAGCTATCGGAGACACGAGAGCACGGTGGAGAGCTGGGACCCCGAAAGCAACACCTGGTCCTCTGTGGAGCGTATGGCAGAGTGCCGCAGCACACTTGGGGTGGTGGTCCTGGCTGGTGAGCTTTACGCCCTCGGAGGCTATGACGGCCAGTATTACCTCCAGTCGGTGGAGAAATATGTCCCCAAGCTGAAGGAGTGGCAGCCTGTGGCACCTATGACAAAGTCCCGCAGCTGCTTTGCCACTGCAGTGCTGGATGGCATGGTGTACGCTATTGGAGGCTATGGTCCAGCCCATATGAACAG CGTGGAGCGGTACGACCCCAGCAAGGATGCCTGGGAAATGGTAGCCCCCATGGCAGATAAGAGGATCAACTTCGGAGTAGGCGTCATGCTTGGCTTCATATTCGTGGTGGGAGGACACAACGGCGTGTCGCACCTGTCCAGCATTGAGAGGTATGATCCGCATCAGAACCAGTGGACAGCCTGTCGGCCAATGAATGAACCACGCACTG GTGTGGGCTCTGCCATCGTGGACAACTACCTCTATGTGGTGGGAGGTCACTCTGGGTCATCCTACCTGAACACTGTCCAGCGCTATGATCCTATTTCAGACAGCTGGTTGGACTCAAGCGGCATGATGTATTGCCGTTGCAACTTTGGTCTGACTGCCCTTTGA
- the lg15h14orf28 gene encoding uncharacterized protein C14orf28 homolog: MESRFCVLSDTEDLQRLISNTENNLLFERSKTLFEEIRASINNNDEEDRSFWRPVLPWGGVFTIKAGRKALSCTPLYVKINLKNTCTIDGFLMILYVILRDNQGFPRELAVFLGKQFVEHFLHLMDSCDYTTVKMLWIWDRMSKRQYRSEIHQAALEIDLFGNEHENFTENLENLMSTLQESLCTNWCCPARFQDFIKTTINISPPHELPHRDPIQSAVDEFFCPKLLLCSELGCDGLREFSQRVFCHGPPPFVILNMQQWKSEELSYVPYHLALCQHRYLLEGATLFNKEEHHYSAAFQIDGCWMHYDGLRSDNLILLYKPPELLLLSSLVYIRAADK; encoded by the exons ATGGAGAGTAGATTCTGTGTTTTGAGCGACACCGAAGACCTCCAAAGGCTAATCTCAAACACCGAGAACAATCTCCTCTTCGAAAG GTCTAAGACACTGTTTGAAGAGATCCGTGCCTCCATCAACAACAATGACGAAGAGGACCGCTCCTTCTGGAGGCCTGTGCTCCCGTGGGGTGGCGTCTTTACCATCAAGGCAGGAAGGAAGGCCTTATCATGCACCCCTCTGTACGTCAAAATCAACCTAAAAAACACTTGCACCATTGATGGCTTCCTCATGATCCTGTATGTGATTCTGCGGGACAACCAGGGCTTTCCCAGGGAGCTGGCAGTCTTTCTCGGTAAGCAGTTTGTGGAGCATTTCCTCCACCTGATGGACTCCTGCGACTACACCACAGTGAAGATGCTGTGGATCTGGGACAGGATGTCTAAAAGACAGTACCGCTCTGAGATCCACCAGGCAGCCCTGGAGATTGACCTGTTTGGTAATGAGCACGAGAACTTCACAGAGAACCTGGAGAACCTCATGTCCACGTTGCAGGAGAGTCTGTGCACCAACTGGTGCTGCCCGGCCCGCTTCCAGGATTTCATCAAGACTACAATCAACATCAG CCCTCCTCATGAGCTGCCTCACAGAGACCCCATTCAGTCGGCCGTGGATGAGTTCTTCTGCCCCAAGCTCCTGCTCTGCTCAGAACTGGG gtgTGATGGTCTAAGGGAGTTCTCTCAGAGGGTTTTCTGCCATGGACCCCCACCCTTTGTCATTCTCAACATGCAGCAGTGGAAGTCAGAGGAGCTGTCCTATGTTCCTTACCATCTGGCTCTCTGCCAGCACAG GTACTTACTAGAGGGCGCCACACTCTTCAACAAGGAAGAGCATCACTACTCTGCAGCCTTTCAGATAGACGGCTGCTGGATGCACTACGACGGTCTGAGGAGTGACAATCTGATCCTGTTATACAAGCCACCAGAGCTCCTGCTGCTGTCCTCTCTGGTCTACATCCGCGCCGCCGACAAGTGA
- the mthfd1b gene encoding C-1-tetrahydrofolate synthase, cytoplasmic: protein MSAQIINGKQVSAQVRERLKKDVEQMKLQDPNFRPGLVVLQVGDRDDSNLYISMKLKAAAEIGINATHVRLPKTATEEEVLHSITEVNEDSSVHGLIVQLPLDSIHKMDTEKVTNAVAPEKDVDGLTSINAGKLSRGDLGDCFIPCTPNGCMELIRQTGVSVAGKRAVVIGRSKIVGAPMHDLLLWNHATVTTCHSKTADLAGEVSKADILVVGIGKAEMVKGEWIQKGAVVIDCGINHIPDETKPSGNRVVGDVHYDSAKEQAGFITPVPGGVGPMTVAMLMGNTVLSAKRFLERHQPGKWNISYTKLNLQKPVPSDIVISRSCVPKPIDHLAREVGLLSDEVELYGKTKAKVQLNIIKRLQAQPDGKYVVVTGITPTPLGEGKSTTTIGLVQALGAHMKLNVFACVRQPSQGPTFGIKGGAAGGGYSQVIPMEEFNLHLTGDIHAITAANNLVAAAIDARMFHEATQSDKALYNRLVPLNGGQRKFSPIQINRLKKLGIEKTDPSTLTEEEITRFARLDMDPSSITWQRVLDTNDRFLRKITIGQSPTEKGYTREAQFDITVASEIMAVLALTSSLEDMRQRLAKMVVATSRSGQPITTEDLGVSGALTVLMKDAIKPNLMQTLEGTPVFVHAGPFANIAHGNSSILADKIALKLVGPEGFVVTEAGFGADIGMEKFFNIKCRYSGLRPHVVVLVATVRALKMHGGGPTVSAGMPLPKEYIEENLELLEKGCSNMKKQIENAQHFGVPVVVAVNAFKTDTEAELDLVCSMAKAAGAFDAVPCSHWAEGGAGAVALGQAVQRASVAPSNFKFLYDLELPITEKIRIIAQKIYGADDIELLPEAQHKVELYTKQGFSNLPICMAKTHLSLSHEADKKGVPTGFTLPIRDIRASVGSGFLFPLVGTMPTIPGLPTRPCFYDIDLDPETEQINGLF from the exons ATGTCAGCTCAGATCATAAATGGGAAACAGGTTTCAGC GCAGGTGAGGGAGCGTCTGAAGAAGGATGTGGAGCAGATGAAGCTTCAGGACCCCAACTTCAGACCCGGTCTAGTGGTTTTACAG GTTGGAGACCGCGATGATTCAAATCTGTACATCAGCATGAAGTTGAAGGCAGCAGCAGAG ATTGGAATAAATGCCACACATGTGAGACTTCCCAAGACTgcaacagaggaggag gtTCTTCACAGTATCACAGAGGTGAATGAGGACTCCTCTGTCCACGGCCTCATCGTGCAGCTGCCCTTAGACTCAATCCACAAAATGGACACAGAGAAGGTCACCAACGCCGTGGCTCCAGAGAAGGATGTAGACGG ACTGACCAGCATAAATGCAGGGAAGCTGTCTCGTGGGGACCTGGGCGACTGCTTCATCCCCTGCACACCAAATGGCTGCATGGAGTTGATCAGACAGACTG GTGTGTCTGTGGCAGGGAAGAGGGCAGTAGTGATTGGTCGCAGTAAGATTGTGGGCGCGCCGATGCATGACCTTCTGCTGTGGAACCACGCCACTGTCACCACCTGCCACTCTAAAACCGCTGATCTCGCTGGAGAG GTGAGCAAAGCAGACATCCTGGTTGTCGGCATCGGGAAAGCAGAGATGGTGAAAGGAGAGTGGATCCAGAAGGGTGCAGTGGTCATCGACTGTGGCATCAACCACATTCCAG aTGAGACTAAACCAAGTGGGAACCGGGTGGTGGGTGATGTCCACTACGACTCAGCGAAGGAGCAGGCCGGCTTCATCACCCCCGTGCCCGGTGGTGTGGGACCCATGACTGTGGCCATGCTGATGGGG aaCACAGTGTTGAGTGCAAAGCGTTTCCTGGAGCGCCACCAACCAGGGAAGTGGAACATTTCTTACACCAAACTCAACCTCCAGAAACCCGTGCCGAG TGACATTGTGATTTCTCGCTCCTGTGTGCCCAAGCCCATCGACCATCTAGCCAGAGAGGTGGGCCTGCTCTCTGATGAGGTGGAGCTTTATGGCAAAACTAAGGCCAAGGTCCAGCTGAATATCATCAAACGCCTGCAGGCCCAGCCAGATGGCAAATATGTGGTGGTCACTGG AATTACACCCACCCCTCTGGGTGAAGGAAAGAGCACCACCACCATTGGTCTGGTCCAGGCCCTGGGAGCCCACATGAAGCTcaatgtgtttgcttgtgtcCGACAGCCCTCTCAGGGACCCACCTTTGGCATTAAAG GTGGTGCTGCAGGAGGTGGATATTCTCAGGTCATCCCAATGGAAGAG TTCAACCTCCATCTCACCGGTGACATTCACGCCATCACTGCTGCCAACAACTTGGTGGCTGCTGCCATCGACGCTCGTATGTTCCACGAGGCTACACAATCTGACAAG GCTCTGTAtaaccgcttggtcccgttgaATGGAGGACAGAGGAAGTTCTCCCCCATCCAGATCAATAGACTGAAA aAACTGGGCATAGAAAAGACGGATCCCTCCACTCTGACTGAAGAAGAGATCACCCGCTTTGCCCGCCTGGACATGGACCCAAGCTCTATCACCTGGCAGAGAG TGTTGGATACCAATGACCGATTCCTGAGGAAGATCACCATCGGCCAGTCGCCAACTGAAAAGGGATACACGAGAGAG gCCCAGTTTGACATCACGGTGGCCAGTGAAATCATGGCGGTGCTCGCCCTCACCAGCAGCCTGGAGGACATGCGTCAGCGTCTGGCCAAGATGGTCGTGGCCACCAGCCGCAGCGGACAGCCCATCACCACCGAGGACCTG GGTGTGAgtggtgctttaactgtgcTAATGAAGGATGCCATCAAGCCAAACCTGATGCAGACCTTGGAG GGAACCCCTGTGTTTGTCCATGCCGGCCCGTTTGCAAACATCGCCCATGGCAACTCCTCCATCCTGGCTGATAAAATAGCTTTGAAGCTGGTTGGACCCGAGGGCTTTGTAG TGACGGAGGCGGGCTTTGGTGCTGACATTGGCATGGAGAAGTTCTTCAACATCAAGTGCCGCTACTCAGGCCTGAGACCCCACGTGGTGGTGCTGGTGGCCACTGTCCGAGCGCTGAAGATGCACGGAGGAGGACCAACA gTCAGTGCTGGGATGCCACTGCCTAAGGAATACATTGAGGAG AACCTTGAGCTGCTTGAGAAGGGCTGCAGCAACATGAAGAAGCAGATAGAGAATGCACAGCACTTCGGCGTGCCAGTGGTGGTGGCTGTCAATGCTTTCAA GACAGACACTGAGGCTGAGCTGGACTTGGTCTGCAGCATGGCCAAAGCTGCCGGAGCCTTCGACGCCGTGCCCTGCTCCCACTGGGCCGAAGGTGGAGCCGGTGCAGTGGCCCTGGGTCAGGCTGTCCAGAGGGCCTCTGTGGCCCCCAGCAACTTCAAGTTCCTCTATGATTTGGAG CTCCCGATTACTGAAAAGATTCGAATAATCGCCCAGAAGATCTACGGAGCAGACGATATTGAGCTTCTCCCAGAGGCTCAACACAAGGTGGAGCTCTACACCAAACAG GGTTTCAGCAATCTGCCAATCTGCATGGCAAAGACTCACCTGTCGCTCTCTCACGAGGCCGACAAGAAGGGTGTGCCCACAGGGTTCACCCTGCCAATCAGAGACATCCGAGCCAGTGTGGGCTCTGGCTTTCTGTTCCCACTGGTTGGCACG